From the genome of Pelodiscus sinensis isolate JC-2024 chromosome 12, ASM4963464v1, whole genome shotgun sequence, one region includes:
- the LOC102453610 gene encoding uncharacterized protein LOC102453610 isoform X2, giving the protein MKTMAQQQDQKAIYQLLQTFTGNFVYCVQSVLPDNVVKTILEKIGYIATTATEFSLVRKINEEETKETAFEIFLARIECETILEMTNEAQHSDLGDILQKRAQMQWYHEENEDRESQPFQREDPENLGNKESHETSSCLGAQQKSSTNSEKPFEMDRNSKIKDESHLKSAAALPWLAQSTYKLQAYPRQVSDSAHSHGKCSESEDFLNEYSDIVIGQKPIFSENSSLKAFGKRLRDGQSEEFVLTNSTPLTGNEAGSTPLSPGASGPHAFAIFTDVPSESRSALDKYRAQAVSEETIEAKISDAMNCIGSPTNPADQPQQLKPLLHGNTVVTECNSTKEDKVCELSSSFSKLKIQEAHDEELMYPVEETTQPESITYVNTSNKDIQECNHSKMKSMYLASVQPTSKTTFNVGQSSSNLLGNASEDPQGPTTGSDKRPLMDTPVTHAASDGFKHIREPPNLTYIPPRGIYVSPSATTTTVDCRKSHLQPEGGLLESSSPTDKGKFETFTSKVNETNQEDYVIVNKDD; this is encoded by the coding sequence ACATTTACAGGTAATTTTGTCTATTGTGTTCAATCTGTGCTCCCAGACAATGTAGTGAAAACAATACTGGAGAAAATAGGTTACATTGCAACAACAGCAACCGAGTTTTCACTTGTCAGGAAGATAAATGAAGAGGAAACAAAAGAGACTGCATTTGAAATATTTCTTGCAAGAATTGAGTGTGAAACCATCCTTGAAATGACAAACGAAGCACAACACAGTGATTTGGGGGATATCCTACAGAAGAGAGCACAAATGCAATGGTATCATGAAGAGAACGAAGACAGAGAGAGTCAACCCTTCCAGAGAGAGGACCCTGAAAATCTGGGAAACAAAGAAAGTCATGAGACTTCTTCATGTCTTGGTGCTCAACAGAAGTCCTCAACTAACAGTGAGAAACCCTTTGAAATGGATAGAAATAGTAAGATCAAAGATGAATCCCATTTGaaatctgctgctgctctgccgtGGTTAGCTCAATCCACTTACAAGCTTCAAGCATACCCAAGGCAAGTCAGTGACTCTGCACACTCTCATGGCAAATGCTCAGAGAGCGAAGATTTCTTGAATGAATACAGTGACATTGTCATAGGACAAAAGCCCATCTTCAGTGAGAATTCTTCTCTGAAAGCGTTTGGAAAGAGGCTAAGAGACGGTCAGAGTGAAGAATTTGTTTTGACGAACTCAACACCGTTGACAGGAAACGAAGCTGGCTCCACTCCACTCTCACCAGGGGCAAGCGGCCCACACGCCTTTGCAATATTTACCGATGTTCCTTCtgaaagcagaagtgcccttGATAAATACAGAGCCCAAGCGGTCTCTGAAGAAACCATCGAAGCAAAAATCAGTGATGCCATGAATTGCATAGGCAGCCCCACAAATCCTGCAGATCAACCCCAGCAGCTGAAACCCCTGTTACATGGCAATACAGTCGTTACAGAATGTAATTCAACAAAGGAAGACAAAGTCTGTGAATTGTCTTCATCTTTTAGCAAACTAAAAATCCAGGAAGCTCACGATGAAGAACTTATGTATCCAGTAGAGGAAACAACACAACCTGAGTCTATAACGTATGTAAATACAAGCAATAAAGACATCCAAGAATGTAATCACTCCAAGATGAAAAGCATGTATCTGGCAAGTGTTCAGCCAACAAGTAAAACAACCTTCAATGTTGGTCAGTCCTCCTCAAACCTACTTGGTAATGCCAGTGAGGACCCTCAGGGTCCTACCACTGGCTCAGACAAGAGACCATTAATGGATACACCTGTAACACATGCAGCTTCAGACGGCTTCAAACACATCAGAGAGCCACCTAATCTCACTTACATCCCTCCCAGAGGTATTTATGTTTCTCCTTCAGCCACTACCACCACAGTGGATTGTAGGAAGAGCCACTTACAGCCTGAAGGAGGTTTGCTTGAGTCCTCTTCACCTACAGACAAAGGAAAGTTTGAGACTTTTACTTCGAAAGTGAATGAAACTAACCAAGAGGACTATGTAATTGTCAACAAGGATGATTAA